From the Musa acuminata AAA Group cultivar baxijiao chromosome BXJ1-2, Cavendish_Baxijiao_AAA, whole genome shotgun sequence genome, one window contains:
- the LOC135612247 gene encoding subtilisin-like protease — MRLLHSYSEVFSGFAAELTEEEVKNMEKKEGFLRAHPDRVVPLLTTHTPAFLGLKQNQGLWKASNLGKGVIIGVLDTGLTPSHSSFDDEGMPPPPAKWKGSCSFESGCNNKLIGAKDMISGGSSSSPTDEEGHGTHTASTAAGNFARNASAFGLGGGTAAGMAPHAHLAIYKVCSSQGCSLADVLSGIDAGVKDGADVLSLSLGGSSLSLAEDPLAIGSFGATEKGVFVSCAGGNSGPSQSSVSNEAPWILTVAASTTDRSFRASIELGDGHSVNGESLDQLEALSETSLPLYFSQDSPDCGSISGDASGKVVVCKAGQSPADLATRVKDSGGVALIYITDASQGSTKLVRRVEFPAAFVSDKDGASIISYATSKSNPTVSISFGGAVLGASAPSVAFFSSRGPSLACPSIIKPDISGPGVNILAAWMNSEGTGESNYNIISGTSMATPHLSGVAALIKSVHPKWSPAAIKSAIITTSDDKIASGKPIRDQQEEPASFFAMGAGHVNPSKAVDPGLIYDLNTDDYIAYICGKFGDSGASVIVRDRSVNCDNVKNITEANLNYPSIFVALQSGSSVTVKRTVTNVGAASSSYKVQVNVPKSVSVTVTPQTLKFSKVEEKKSFTVTVKLTGSSSSVEGNLKWISDKHVVRSPIVVSSS; from the coding sequence ATGCGATTGCTTCACTCCTACAGTGAGGTCTTCAGCGGATTCGCCGCAGAGCTGACGGAGGAGGAGGTGAAGAACATGGAGAAGAAAGAGGGCTTCCTGCGCGCGCACCCGGATCGTGTGGTGCCTCTTCTCACCACGCACACCCCCGCCTTCCTTGGTCTTAAACAAAACCAAGGATTGTGGAAGGCTTCCAACCTCGGCAAGGGGGTTATCATTGGAGTCTTGGATACCGGTTTGACGCCCAGTCACTCTTCTTTCGACGATGAAGGGATGCCGCCGCCGCCTGCCAAATGGAAAGGCTCCTGCAGCTTCGAGAGCGGCTGCAACAACAAGCTCATTGGTGCCAAGGACATGATCAGCGGTGGTTCTTCGAGTTCGCCCACCGACGAAGAAGGGCATGGAACCCACACTGCAAGCACCGCCGCGGGTAACTTTGCGCGCAACGCGAGCGCATttggattaggcggtggcactgcggcCGGCATGGCACCACATGCTCACCTCGCCATCTACAAGGTGTGCAGCTCCCAAGGATGCTCCCTTGCAGATGTCCTATCTGGCATCGACGCTGGCGTTAAAGATGGCGCGGACGTGCTCTCCCTCTCTCTAGGCGGCTCTTCGTTGTCACTTGCTGAGGACCCTCTCGCCATCGGCTCCTTTGGCGCGACTGAGAAAGGGGTTTTTGTCAGCTGTGCCGGGGGTAACAGTGGACCATCTCAGAGTTCCGTCTCCAATGAGGCGCCTTGGATCCTTACAGTGGCCGCAAGTACTACTGACAGAAGTTTCAGAGCCTCCATTGAGCTCGGCGACGGTCATAGTGTCAACGGCGAATCTCTCGACCAGTTAGAAGCCCTTTCTGAAACCTCGCTTCCTTTATACTTCTCCCAAGATTCACCTGACTGCGGTTCCATAAGCGGCGATGCCAGCGGGAAGGTGGTCGTCTGCAAGGCCGGCCAGTCGCCGGCAGATTTGGCCACCCGTGTTAAGGATAGTGGTGGTGTTGCCCTGATATACATCACCGATGCCAGCCAAGGGTCCACCAAACTTGTCCGTCGAGTGGAGTTCCCTGCCGCTTTTGTTTCCGACAAGGATGGCGCGTCAATTATATCGTATGCAACTTCGAAGTCCAATCCCACAGTATCAATCTCGTTCGGTGGCGCGGTTCTTGGAGCTTCAGCCCCCTCCGTGGCTTTCTTCTCCTCTCGGGGCCCTTCTTTGGCGTGCCCGTCCATCATAAAGCCCGACATTTCTGGACCTGGTGTCAACATTCTTGCTGCGTGGATGAACTCTGAAGGTACAGGTGAAAGTAATTATAACATCATTTCTGGTACGTCCATGGCAACTCCTCATCTCAGTGGTGTTGCTGCGCTCATAAAAAGTGTGCACCCCAAGTGGTCGCCTGCGGCCATCAAGTCGGCCATCATCACCACCTCTGACGATAAAATCGCATCTGGGAAACCGATCCGAGATCAACAAGAGGAACCCGCGAGCTTCTTTGCAATGGGCGCTGGACATGTCAACCCATCCAAAGCCGTTGATCCGGGGCTCATCTACGACCTCAATACCGATGACTATATTGCTTACATCTGTGGCAAGTTCGGAGACTCCGGTGCAAGTGTTATAGTTCGTGACAGATCCGTAAACTGTGATAATGTCAAGAACATCACGGAAGCAAATCTCAACTATCCCTCCATTTTTGTTGCCCTACAGAGTGGGAGCAGCGTGACTGTGAAGAGAACGGTCACCAATGTGGGGGCCGCAAGCTCAAGCTATAAGGTACAAGTCAACGTGCCCAAGTCCGTGTCTGTCACTGTTACTCCTCAAACCCTCAAGTTCTCCAAGGTGGAGGAGAAGAAAAGTTTCACTGTGACCGTAAAGTTGACCGGCAGTTCGAGCTCTGTTGAAGGAAATCTGAAGTGGATTTCGGATAAGCATGTGGTGAGAAGCCCCATCGTCGTCTCCTCGTCTTGA